A stretch of Salvelinus alpinus chromosome 4, SLU_Salpinus.1, whole genome shotgun sequence DNA encodes these proteins:
- the LOC139573264 gene encoding neuronal acetylcholine receptor subunit alpha-7-like isoform X3, producing MERPVANDSLPLTVRFSYTLLQVMNVDEKNQILTTNAWLQMQWFDHYLQWNQSEYPGVKTLRFTTDQVWIPDILLYNSAHDKFDATFKSYVLVNSSGFCEYLPPGIFSSACEVDVRWFPFDVQHCELKFGSWTFDGWLLDLQMQEADLSGYMSNGEWELLGVPGDRHEIFYECCTEPYSDVTFVVTLRRRTLFYALNLLVPCVLISSLTLLVFLLPAQSGEKIGLGITILLSQTFFMLLVAEIMPATSDCIPLIGQYFVSTMVTVGMSVVATVVVLQYHHHDPNSGDMPQWVELVLLQWVPWFLRMKCPEEWGELTPHHSPSNPQTKTCSSAPTTTTPAPLTFPQSLTSLQASLSQLSQPLPHPPSNPTLQSYPNYNPNPQPNIHLNPNRYPQPLLNLHPNLPSIPHAQPNGHLPYMGFQSPPEPDPAVTWRGGGGGGGGGEERRGSDTRILHHHPPSSTTLGSPPPQPPTSPDPDPSSSGSSCVEDGAGASGVGTCHAQARVFQAGEAEAQLQALLAEVRFLAEGLREQDRRVSVAEKWQFAAVVIDRLCLVGFSVFNIICTIAILMAAPNFAEAASKDFF from the exons ATGGAGAGACCTGTTGCCAACGACTCTCTACCACTCACTGTCCGATTCTCCTACACTCTCTTACAAGTCATGAATGTG GATGAGAAAAACCAGATCCTCACCACTAATGCCTGGCTTCAGATG CAATGGTTTGACCACTACCTTCAGTGGAACCAGTCAGAGTACCCAGGAGTGAAAACCCTTCGCTTCACTACTGACCAGGTCTGGATACCTGATATACTACTGTACAACAG TGCCCATGATAAGTTTGATGCCACCTTTAAGAGCTATGTGCTGGTCAACTCCAGTGGATTCTGTGAGTACCTACCTCCAG GTATTTTCAGCAGTGCGTGTGAAGTGGACGTGCGTTGGTTTCCCTTTGACGTCCAGCACTGTGAGCTGAAGTTTGGCTCGTGGACGTTTGACGGCTGGCTGCTGGACCTCCAGATGCAGGAGGCTGACCTGTCAGGATACATGTCCAATGGAGAGTGGGAACTGCTGG GTGTACCAGGTGATCGTCATGAGATATTTTATGAGTGCTGTACAGAGCCCTACTCTGACGTGACCTTTGTTGTGACCCTACGACGGAGAACTCTGTTCTACGCTCTCAACCTCCTCGTCCCCTGTGTTCTCATCTCCTCCTTGACACTGCTGGTGTTCCTACTGCCAgcccaatcgggggagaagatcggtctgg GCATAACAATTCTTCTCTCTCAGACCTTCTTCATGTTGCTGGTGGCTGAGATTATGCCAGCTACCTCAGACTGCATTCCACTGATAG GTCAGTATTTTGTGAGTACCATGGTTACCGTAGGGATGTCAGTGGTGGCGACTGTAGTTGTACTTCAGTACCATCACCACGACCCCAACAGTGGAGACATGCCTCAATGG gttgAGTTGGTTCTACTCCAGTGGGTTCCCTGGTTTCTGAGGATGAAGTGTCCAGAAGAGTGGGGTGAGctcacaccccaccacagccCCTCCAACCCCCAGACCAAGACCTGCTCCTctgcccccaccaccaccaccccagcccCCTTAACCTTCCCCCAGAGCCTCACCTCTCTGCAGGCCAGTCTAAGCCAGCTCAGCCAGCCCCTACCACACCCACCTTCCAACCCTACCCTCCAGTCCTATCCCAACTATAATCCAAACCCCCAGCCTAATATTCACCTTAACCCAAATCGATATCCCCAGCCCCTTCTTAACCTACACCCCAATCTCCCCTCCATCCCCCACGCTCAGCCCAATGGACACCTGCCATACATGGGCTTCCAGAGTCCTCCTGAACCTGACCCTGCTgtcacctggagaggaggaggaggaggaggaggaggaggagaagaaagaaggGGTTCTGACACCCGCAtcctccaccaccacccaccCTCCTCCACAACGTTGGGTAGCCCCCCGCCACAACCCCCCACATCTccagaccctgacccctcatcctCAGGTTCCAGCTGTGTAGAGGATGGGGCTGGGGCAAGTGGAGTGGGTACTTGCCATGCCCAGGCCAGGGTGTTCCAGGCTGGGGAAGCAGAGGCCCAGCTCCAGGCCCTGCTGGCGGAGGTGCGGTTTCTGGCCGAGGGTCTCCGTGAGCAGGACCGCAGGGTGAGCGTGGCGGAGAAGTGGCAGTTTGCAGCAGTGGTCATCGACCGTCTGTGTCTGGTGGGGTTCAGTGTGTTCAACATCATCTGTACCATCGCCATCCTCATGGCCGCACCCAACTTTGCAGAGGCCGCCTCCAAGGACTTCTTCTGA
- the LOC139573264 gene encoding neuronal acetylcholine receptor subunit alpha-7-like isoform X1, producing the protein MRQSVAICLFGLSALLHVSEQGPHQRNLLRELLRDYNRMERPVANDSLPLTVRFSYTLLQVMNVDEKNQILTTNAWLQMQWFDHYLQWNQSEYPGVKTLRFTTDQVWIPDILLYNSAHDKFDATFKSYVLVNSSGFCEYLPPGIFSSACEVDVRWFPFDVQHCELKFGSWTFDGWLLDLQMQEADLSGYMSNGEWELLGVPGDRHEIFYECCTEPYSDVTFVVTLRRRTLFYALNLLVPCVLISSLTLLVFLLPAQSGEKIGLGITILLSQTFFMLLVAEIMPATSDCIPLIGQYFVSTMVTVGMSVVATVVVLQYHHHDPNSGDMPQWVELVLLQWVPWFLRMKCPEEWGELTPHHSPSNPQTKTCSSAPTTTTPAPLTFPQSLTSLQASLSQLSQPLPHPPSNPTLQSYPNYNPNPQPNIHLNPNRYPQPLLNLHPNLPSIPHAQPNGHLPYMGFQSPPEPDPAVTWRGGGGGGGGGEERRGSDTRILHHHPPSSTTLGSPPPQPPTSPDPDPSSSGSSCVEDGAGASGVGTCHAQARVFQAGEAEAQLQALLAEVRFLAEGLREQDRRVSVAEKWQFAAVVIDRLCLVGFSVFNIICTIAILMAAPNFAEAASKDFF; encoded by the exons ATGAGGCAGTCTGTGGCTATCTGTCTGTTTGGACTCTCAGCTCTGCTCCACG tgTCTGAGCAGGGTCCCCACCAGCGTAATCTATTGAGGGAGCTACTGAGGGACTATAACCGTATGGAGAGACCTGTTGCCAACGACTCTCTACCACTCACTGTCCGATTCTCCTACACTCTCTTACAAGTCATGAATGTG GATGAGAAAAACCAGATCCTCACCACTAATGCCTGGCTTCAGATG CAATGGTTTGACCACTACCTTCAGTGGAACCAGTCAGAGTACCCAGGAGTGAAAACCCTTCGCTTCACTACTGACCAGGTCTGGATACCTGATATACTACTGTACAACAG TGCCCATGATAAGTTTGATGCCACCTTTAAGAGCTATGTGCTGGTCAACTCCAGTGGATTCTGTGAGTACCTACCTCCAG GTATTTTCAGCAGTGCGTGTGAAGTGGACGTGCGTTGGTTTCCCTTTGACGTCCAGCACTGTGAGCTGAAGTTTGGCTCGTGGACGTTTGACGGCTGGCTGCTGGACCTCCAGATGCAGGAGGCTGACCTGTCAGGATACATGTCCAATGGAGAGTGGGAACTGCTGG GTGTACCAGGTGATCGTCATGAGATATTTTATGAGTGCTGTACAGAGCCCTACTCTGACGTGACCTTTGTTGTGACCCTACGACGGAGAACTCTGTTCTACGCTCTCAACCTCCTCGTCCCCTGTGTTCTCATCTCCTCCTTGACACTGCTGGTGTTCCTACTGCCAgcccaatcgggggagaagatcggtctgg GCATAACAATTCTTCTCTCTCAGACCTTCTTCATGTTGCTGGTGGCTGAGATTATGCCAGCTACCTCAGACTGCATTCCACTGATAG GTCAGTATTTTGTGAGTACCATGGTTACCGTAGGGATGTCAGTGGTGGCGACTGTAGTTGTACTTCAGTACCATCACCACGACCCCAACAGTGGAGACATGCCTCAATGG gttgAGTTGGTTCTACTCCAGTGGGTTCCCTGGTTTCTGAGGATGAAGTGTCCAGAAGAGTGGGGTGAGctcacaccccaccacagccCCTCCAACCCCCAGACCAAGACCTGCTCCTctgcccccaccaccaccaccccagcccCCTTAACCTTCCCCCAGAGCCTCACCTCTCTGCAGGCCAGTCTAAGCCAGCTCAGCCAGCCCCTACCACACCCACCTTCCAACCCTACCCTCCAGTCCTATCCCAACTATAATCCAAACCCCCAGCCTAATATTCACCTTAACCCAAATCGATATCCCCAGCCCCTTCTTAACCTACACCCCAATCTCCCCTCCATCCCCCACGCTCAGCCCAATGGACACCTGCCATACATGGGCTTCCAGAGTCCTCCTGAACCTGACCCTGCTgtcacctggagaggaggaggaggaggaggaggaggaggagaagaaagaaggGGTTCTGACACCCGCAtcctccaccaccacccaccCTCCTCCACAACGTTGGGTAGCCCCCCGCCACAACCCCCCACATCTccagaccctgacccctcatcctCAGGTTCCAGCTGTGTAGAGGATGGGGCTGGGGCAAGTGGAGTGGGTACTTGCCATGCCCAGGCCAGGGTGTTCCAGGCTGGGGAAGCAGAGGCCCAGCTCCAGGCCCTGCTGGCGGAGGTGCGGTTTCTGGCCGAGGGTCTCCGTGAGCAGGACCGCAGGGTGAGCGTGGCGGAGAAGTGGCAGTTTGCAGCAGTGGTCATCGACCGTCTGTGTCTGGTGGGGTTCAGTGTGTTCAACATCATCTGTACCATCGCCATCCTCATGGCCGCACCCAACTTTGCAGAGGCCGCCTCCAAGGACTTCTTCTGA
- the LOC139573264 gene encoding CHRNA7-FAM7A fusion protein-like isoform X4, whose product MWMRKTRSSPLMPGFRCAHDKFDATFKSYVLVNSSGFCEYLPPGIFSSACEVDVRWFPFDVQHCELKFGSWTFDGWLLDLQMQEADLSGYMSNGEWELLGVPGDRHEIFYECCTEPYSDVTFVVTLRRRTLFYALNLLVPCVLISSLTLLVFLLPAQSGEKIGLGITILLSQTFFMLLVAEIMPATSDCIPLIGQYFVSTMVTVGMSVVATVVVLQYHHHDPNSGDMPQWVELVLLQWVPWFLRMKCPEEWGELTPHHSPSNPQTKTCSSAPTTTTPAPLTFPQSLTSLQASLSQLSQPLPHPPSNPTLQSYPNYNPNPQPNIHLNPNRYPQPLLNLHPNLPSIPHAQPNGHLPYMGFQSPPEPDPAVTWRGGGGGGGGGEERRGSDTRILHHHPPSSTTLGSPPPQPPTSPDPDPSSSGSSCVEDGAGASGVGTCHAQARVFQAGEAEAQLQALLAEVRFLAEGLREQDRRVSVAEKWQFAAVVIDRLCLVGFSVFNIICTIAILMAAPNFAEAASKDFF is encoded by the exons ATGTG GATGAGAAAAACCAGATCCTCACCACTAATGCCTGGCTTCAGATG TGCCCATGATAAGTTTGATGCCACCTTTAAGAGCTATGTGCTGGTCAACTCCAGTGGATTCTGTGAGTACCTACCTCCAG GTATTTTCAGCAGTGCGTGTGAAGTGGACGTGCGTTGGTTTCCCTTTGACGTCCAGCACTGTGAGCTGAAGTTTGGCTCGTGGACGTTTGACGGCTGGCTGCTGGACCTCCAGATGCAGGAGGCTGACCTGTCAGGATACATGTCCAATGGAGAGTGGGAACTGCTGG GTGTACCAGGTGATCGTCATGAGATATTTTATGAGTGCTGTACAGAGCCCTACTCTGACGTGACCTTTGTTGTGACCCTACGACGGAGAACTCTGTTCTACGCTCTCAACCTCCTCGTCCCCTGTGTTCTCATCTCCTCCTTGACACTGCTGGTGTTCCTACTGCCAgcccaatcgggggagaagatcggtctgg GCATAACAATTCTTCTCTCTCAGACCTTCTTCATGTTGCTGGTGGCTGAGATTATGCCAGCTACCTCAGACTGCATTCCACTGATAG GTCAGTATTTTGTGAGTACCATGGTTACCGTAGGGATGTCAGTGGTGGCGACTGTAGTTGTACTTCAGTACCATCACCACGACCCCAACAGTGGAGACATGCCTCAATGG gttgAGTTGGTTCTACTCCAGTGGGTTCCCTGGTTTCTGAGGATGAAGTGTCCAGAAGAGTGGGGTGAGctcacaccccaccacagccCCTCCAACCCCCAGACCAAGACCTGCTCCTctgcccccaccaccaccaccccagcccCCTTAACCTTCCCCCAGAGCCTCACCTCTCTGCAGGCCAGTCTAAGCCAGCTCAGCCAGCCCCTACCACACCCACCTTCCAACCCTACCCTCCAGTCCTATCCCAACTATAATCCAAACCCCCAGCCTAATATTCACCTTAACCCAAATCGATATCCCCAGCCCCTTCTTAACCTACACCCCAATCTCCCCTCCATCCCCCACGCTCAGCCCAATGGACACCTGCCATACATGGGCTTCCAGAGTCCTCCTGAACCTGACCCTGCTgtcacctggagaggaggaggaggaggaggaggaggaggagaagaaagaaggGGTTCTGACACCCGCAtcctccaccaccacccaccCTCCTCCACAACGTTGGGTAGCCCCCCGCCACAACCCCCCACATCTccagaccctgacccctcatcctCAGGTTCCAGCTGTGTAGAGGATGGGGCTGGGGCAAGTGGAGTGGGTACTTGCCATGCCCAGGCCAGGGTGTTCCAGGCTGGGGAAGCAGAGGCCCAGCTCCAGGCCCTGCTGGCGGAGGTGCGGTTTCTGGCCGAGGGTCTCCGTGAGCAGGACCGCAGGGTGAGCGTGGCGGAGAAGTGGCAGTTTGCAGCAGTGGTCATCGACCGTCTGTGTCTGGTGGGGTTCAGTGTGTTCAACATCATCTGTACCATCGCCATCCTCATGGCCGCACCCAACTTTGCAGAGGCCGCCTCCAAGGACTTCTTCTGA
- the LOC139573264 gene encoding neuronal acetylcholine receptor subunit alpha-7-like isoform X2, with protein MITELTVSEQGPHQRNLLRELLRDYNRMERPVANDSLPLTVRFSYTLLQVMNVDEKNQILTTNAWLQMQWFDHYLQWNQSEYPGVKTLRFTTDQVWIPDILLYNSAHDKFDATFKSYVLVNSSGFCEYLPPGIFSSACEVDVRWFPFDVQHCELKFGSWTFDGWLLDLQMQEADLSGYMSNGEWELLGVPGDRHEIFYECCTEPYSDVTFVVTLRRRTLFYALNLLVPCVLISSLTLLVFLLPAQSGEKIGLGITILLSQTFFMLLVAEIMPATSDCIPLIGQYFVSTMVTVGMSVVATVVVLQYHHHDPNSGDMPQWVELVLLQWVPWFLRMKCPEEWGELTPHHSPSNPQTKTCSSAPTTTTPAPLTFPQSLTSLQASLSQLSQPLPHPPSNPTLQSYPNYNPNPQPNIHLNPNRYPQPLLNLHPNLPSIPHAQPNGHLPYMGFQSPPEPDPAVTWRGGGGGGGGGEERRGSDTRILHHHPPSSTTLGSPPPQPPTSPDPDPSSSGSSCVEDGAGASGVGTCHAQARVFQAGEAEAQLQALLAEVRFLAEGLREQDRRVSVAEKWQFAAVVIDRLCLVGFSVFNIICTIAILMAAPNFAEAASKDFF; from the exons ATGATCACAGAGCTTACAG tgTCTGAGCAGGGTCCCCACCAGCGTAATCTATTGAGGGAGCTACTGAGGGACTATAACCGTATGGAGAGACCTGTTGCCAACGACTCTCTACCACTCACTGTCCGATTCTCCTACACTCTCTTACAAGTCATGAATGTG GATGAGAAAAACCAGATCCTCACCACTAATGCCTGGCTTCAGATG CAATGGTTTGACCACTACCTTCAGTGGAACCAGTCAGAGTACCCAGGAGTGAAAACCCTTCGCTTCACTACTGACCAGGTCTGGATACCTGATATACTACTGTACAACAG TGCCCATGATAAGTTTGATGCCACCTTTAAGAGCTATGTGCTGGTCAACTCCAGTGGATTCTGTGAGTACCTACCTCCAG GTATTTTCAGCAGTGCGTGTGAAGTGGACGTGCGTTGGTTTCCCTTTGACGTCCAGCACTGTGAGCTGAAGTTTGGCTCGTGGACGTTTGACGGCTGGCTGCTGGACCTCCAGATGCAGGAGGCTGACCTGTCAGGATACATGTCCAATGGAGAGTGGGAACTGCTGG GTGTACCAGGTGATCGTCATGAGATATTTTATGAGTGCTGTACAGAGCCCTACTCTGACGTGACCTTTGTTGTGACCCTACGACGGAGAACTCTGTTCTACGCTCTCAACCTCCTCGTCCCCTGTGTTCTCATCTCCTCCTTGACACTGCTGGTGTTCCTACTGCCAgcccaatcgggggagaagatcggtctgg GCATAACAATTCTTCTCTCTCAGACCTTCTTCATGTTGCTGGTGGCTGAGATTATGCCAGCTACCTCAGACTGCATTCCACTGATAG GTCAGTATTTTGTGAGTACCATGGTTACCGTAGGGATGTCAGTGGTGGCGACTGTAGTTGTACTTCAGTACCATCACCACGACCCCAACAGTGGAGACATGCCTCAATGG gttgAGTTGGTTCTACTCCAGTGGGTTCCCTGGTTTCTGAGGATGAAGTGTCCAGAAGAGTGGGGTGAGctcacaccccaccacagccCCTCCAACCCCCAGACCAAGACCTGCTCCTctgcccccaccaccaccaccccagcccCCTTAACCTTCCCCCAGAGCCTCACCTCTCTGCAGGCCAGTCTAAGCCAGCTCAGCCAGCCCCTACCACACCCACCTTCCAACCCTACCCTCCAGTCCTATCCCAACTATAATCCAAACCCCCAGCCTAATATTCACCTTAACCCAAATCGATATCCCCAGCCCCTTCTTAACCTACACCCCAATCTCCCCTCCATCCCCCACGCTCAGCCCAATGGACACCTGCCATACATGGGCTTCCAGAGTCCTCCTGAACCTGACCCTGCTgtcacctggagaggaggaggaggaggaggaggaggaggagaagaaagaaggGGTTCTGACACCCGCAtcctccaccaccacccaccCTCCTCCACAACGTTGGGTAGCCCCCCGCCACAACCCCCCACATCTccagaccctgacccctcatcctCAGGTTCCAGCTGTGTAGAGGATGGGGCTGGGGCAAGTGGAGTGGGTACTTGCCATGCCCAGGCCAGGGTGTTCCAGGCTGGGGAAGCAGAGGCCCAGCTCCAGGCCCTGCTGGCGGAGGTGCGGTTTCTGGCCGAGGGTCTCCGTGAGCAGGACCGCAGGGTGAGCGTGGCGGAGAAGTGGCAGTTTGCAGCAGTGGTCATCGACCGTCTGTGTCTGGTGGGGTTCAGTGTGTTCAACATCATCTGTACCATCGCCATCCTCATGGCCGCACCCAACTTTGCAGAGGCCGCCTCCAAGGACTTCTTCTGA